One genomic window of Ziziphus jujuba cultivar Dongzao chromosome 4, ASM3175591v1 includes the following:
- the LOC107434065 gene encoding probable L-type lectin-domain containing receptor kinase VII.2, with protein sequence MFLTKLPFFFITTISIIFSLNPVSPTTEFVFNTNFNSTNLLLFGNATIQSSILSLTYDSITFSMGRALYPLKIPTKPTNSSSSTGLLPFSTSFIFSVAPAEHLLPGHGFAFLFVPLPGMNGTSPAQHLGLFNFTNDGKSNNHVFAVEFDVFENQEFKDIDDNHVGLNVNSLTSVASHTAGYWDGAEEFKELEIVSGVNYQVWIEFLDSRINVTMAPAGSRKPKRPLISEVVDLSSVLLDEMYVGFTGATGQLVESHRILAWSFSNTNFSIGDALVTQNLPSFVVSKGSVFGSKGFIAGVCLAGIFLLVGSGLLVVWFVVLRRKGKKKEDEEIEDWELEYWPHRIDNQEIYAATEGFSEKNVIGFGGNGKVYKGVLAGGIEVAVKRISLQNEDGMREFLAEISSLGRLKHRNLVGLRGWCKSEKRSMVLVYDYMENGSLDKRIFECKESVMLSWEQRIKVLKNVACGVLYLHEGWEAKVLHRDIKASNVLLDKDMNARLGDFGLARMHHHGTLSSTTTRVVGTVGYMAPEVVQTGRTSVQTDVYGFGVLVLEVVCGRRPIEEGKPSLVDWLWRLMERGELVSALDERLKTRGGYSMEEVERVLYLGLLCVNPEAQGRPTMREVVKVLEMKADAAETSEDEGMEVNLLEKMKTTAMFSKFGINFGGRGHPTIEEIRQSHSSSISLGNSDIIREGR encoded by the coding sequence atGTTTCTCACAAAGCTTCCTTTTTTCTTCATAACCACCATTTCTATAATCTTTTCTTTAAACCCAGTTTCACCCACCACTGAGTTTGTCTTCAACACCAATTTCAACTCCACAAACCTCTTGCTCTTCGGAAACGCTACCATCCAATCATCCATCCTTAGTCTCACCTATGACTCCATCACCTTTTCAATGGGTCGTGCATTGTACCCTCTCAAAATCCCCACAAAACCCACAAACTCTTCTTCTTCCACAGGACTGCTTCCGTTCTCGACCTCCTTCATCTTCTCTGTTGCTCCAGCTGAGCATTTACTTCCTGGCCATGGTTTTGCTTTCCTGTTCGTGCCTCTTCCCGGTATGAATGGCACTAGCCCTGCTCAGCATCTGGGTCTTTTCAACTTCACCAATGATGGTAAGTCCAATAACCATGTTTTCGCTGTCGAATTCGATGTGTTTGAGAACCAAGAATTCAAGGACATTGATGATAACCATGTTGGTTTGAATGTTAACTCCCTTACTTCTGTTGCTTCACATACTGCTGGGTATTGGGATGGTGCGGAAGAATTCAAGGAGTTGGAGATTGTTAGTGGCGTCAATTATCAGGTGTGGATTGAGTTTTTGGATTCGAGAATTAATGTGACTATGGCTCCTGCAGGTAGTAGGAAGCCTAAGCGGCCATTAATAAGCGAGGTTGTTGATCTTTCTAGTGTTCTTCTAGATGAAATGTATGTGGGTTTTACAGGGGCAACTGGGCAATTGGTTGAGAGTCATAGGATATTAGCTTGGAGCTTCAGTAATACCAATTTCTCAATTGGTGATGCTTTGGTGACACAGAATTTGCCTTCCTTTGTTGTTTCAAAAGGGTCGGTTTTTGGATCAAAAGGGTTCATTGCAGGTGTTTGTCTTGCTGGTATTTTTCTACTGGTAGGATCTGGGCTTTTGGTCGTTTGGTTTGTGGTTTTAAGGAGGAAGGGGAAAAAGAAGGAggatgaggaaattgaagattgGGAATTGGAGTATTGGCCACATAGGATTGATAATCAAGAGATATATGCAGCAACGGAGGGATTTTCGGAAAAAAATGTGATTGGTTTTGGAGGGAATGGAAAGGTCTATAAAGGGGTGTTGGCAGGAGGAATAGAAGTTGCAGTGAAGAGAATTTCACTCCAAAATGAAGATGGAATGAGGGAGTTTTTGGCTGAGATTTCAAGCTTAGGGAGATTGAAGCACAGGAATTTGGTAGGCCTAAGGGGTTGGTGTAAAAGTGAGAAAAGAAGCATGGTTTTGGTTTATGATTATATGGAAAATGGTAGCTTGGACAAGAGGATATTTGAATGCAAAGAGAGTGTGATGCTGAGTTGGGAACAAAGGATTAAGGTTTTGAAAAATGTAGCTTGCGGGGTTTTGTATCTACATGAGGGTTGGGAAGCCAAAGTCTTGCATAGAGATATTAAGGCAAGCAATGTGCTGCTTGATAAAGATATGAATGCTAGGTTGGGTGACTTTGGGTTAGCTAGAATGCACCATCATGGAACATTGTCTAGCACCACAACAAGAGTGGTTGGGACTGTTGGTTACATGGCGCCAGAAGTGGTTCAAACCGGTCGAACCTCAGTGCAAACTGACGTGTATGGTTTTGGAGTATTGGTATTAGAAGTAGTATGTGGACGAAGACCGATTGAGGAAGGAAAGCCAAGCTTGGTAGATTGGTTATGGAGGCTAATGGAGAGGGGTGAACTTGTTTCTGCTCTTGATGAGAGGTTGAAGACTAGGGGCGGATATAGCATGGAGGAAGTGGAGAGAGTGCTTTATTTGGGTTTGTTATGTGTGAATCCTGAAGCTCAAGGCAGGCCAACAATGAGGGAGGTTGTGAAGGTATTGGAGATGAAAGCTGATGCTGCTGAGACTAGTGAAGATGAAGGAATGGAGGTGAATCTGCTCGAGAAAATGAAAACAACCGCTATGTTTTCTAAGTTCGGTATAAACTTTGGTGGAAGGGGACATCCTACAATTGAGGAGATTAGACAGTCACATTCATCTTCGATATCTCTTGGGAATTCGGATATAATCAGAGAGGGtagatga
- the LOC107434067 gene encoding probable serine/threonine-protein kinase At1g54610 yields the protein MGCICSKTSAVEDSRESPVRRLSAAKQYSELKTQRLNSSKREEGGVWTKERLDGGDVKVMLIDRKANGSMRPYDDQNERKKKETGEVAVVNHPGSGRVPKAIEGEQIAAGWPGWLSAAAAEAIKGWLPRRADTFEKLDKIGQGTYSSVYKARDVTNNKFVALKKVRFDNLDPESVKFMAREILILRRLDHPNVIKLEGLITSRTSCSLYLVFEYMEHDLTGLASRPGIKFAEPQVKCYMKQLLSGLDHCHSHGVLHRDIKGSNLLIDNHGILKIADFGLASFYDPNHKVPLTSRVVTLWYRPPELLLGASHYGVAVDLWSAGCILGELYAGKPILPGKTEVEQLHKIFKLCGSPSDDYWSKLHLRHATVMKPPHPYRRCVAEAFKDLPAAALRLMDILLSVDPAGRGTAAFALDNEFFTTKPLACDPSSLPKYPPSKEIDAKLREEEAKRQGALGRRSQKDLERRGQRETHVVPPAIANSGKRQDQLNAKSLSEIFNPRRDEALSGFLIDPAKQAQAAKDARKDFPENLNKRVSVSGPLNHGRGTKPGREHIDPLMVSSRANLSKLSGLVAARTSSSEDQHERSGPSRPETANNGGRFARSVNEVESTRKQDRKHYTQRMPSSRPLDDERTCSKEQSLHGHGSNGNKIYVSGPLLVSSNKVDQMLKDHDRRIQEYARRTRLEKARPEKQVAANQISASKHAAG from the exons atgggtTGCATATGTTCCAAGACTTCGGCTGTCGAAGACAGCCGGGAAAGCCCAGTTAGAAGATTGTCTGCAGCTAAACAATACTCTGAATTGAAAACTCAGAGGTTGAATTCTTCAAAAAGAGAGGAGGGTGGTGTTTGGACAAAAGAGAGACTGGATGGTGGTGATGTGAAAGTTATGTTGATTGATAGAAAAGCCAATGGTTCTATGAGACCCTATGATGATCAGaatgaaaggaagaagaaagagactGGTGAAGTTGCTGTTGTCAATCATCCGGGTTCAGGAAGAGTTCCAAAGGCTATAGAAGGTGAGCAGATCGCTGCAGGGTGGCCGGGTTGGCTTTCTGCAGCTGCTGCTGAAGCTATCAAAGGATGGTTACCACGGCGTGCTGATACCTTTGAGAAGTTGGATAAG ATTGGACAAGGGACCTATAGTAGTGTTTATAAGGCTCGTGATGTTACTAACAATAAATTTGTTGCTTTGAAAAAAGTACGGTTTGACAATCTCGACCCTGAGAGTGTAAAGTTTATGGCAAGGGAAATCCTTATTTTGCGTCGTCTAGATCACCCTAATGTAATAAAGTTGGAAGGTTTGATCACATCACGGACATCTTGCAGCTTGTATCTAGTTTTTGAGTATATGGAGCATGATCTTACCGGTCTTGCATCTCGTCCTGGCATAAAATTCGCAGAACCCCAG gtcAAATGTTACATGAAGCAACTTCTTAGCGGACTTGATCATTGTCATAGTCACGGTGTTCTGCATCGTGACATAAAGGGTTCAAATCTTCTCATTGACAACCATGGCATCTTGAAAATTGCTGATTTTGGCTTGGCTAGTTTCTATGATCCTAACCACAAAGTTCCATTGACAAGCCGTGTGGTTACTCTATGGTACCGACCGCCAGAGCTTTTACTTGGAGCCTCACACTATGGGGTTGCAGTGGATTTATGGAGTGCTGGTTGCATCCTAGGAGAATTATATGCTGGCAAGCCTATCTTGCCTGGAAAAACGgag GTTGAACAGTTGCATAAAATTTTTAAGCTATGTGGCTCACCATCCGACGATTACTGGAGTAAATTGCACTTACGACATGCAACTGTTATGAAGCCTCCACATCCTTATAGGCGATGTGTAGCGGAGGCATTCAAAGATCTTCCTGCTGCTGCACTTAGGCTGATGGATATCTTACTTTCTGTGGATCCTGCAGGTCGTGGAACAGCAGCTTTTGCTCTTGACAATGAG TTCTTTACAACAAAACCTCTTGCCTGCGATCCTTCAAGCTTGCCCAAGTACCCTCCTAGCAAAGAGATTGATGCCAAGTTGCGAGAGGAAGAAGCTAAGAG GCAAGGAGCACTTGGCAGAAGGAGCCAGAAGGACCTGGAAAGGAGAGGACAAAGGGAAACTCACGTGGTTCCTCCTGCAATTGCTAATTCTGGG AAAAGACAAGATCAGCTCAATGCAAAGAGCCTAAGTGAAATTTTCAACCCTCGTCGAGATGAAGCTCTTTCTGGTTTTCTTATTGATCCAGCTAAACAGGCACAAGCTGCTAAAGATGCAAGGAAAGATTTTCCGGAGAATCTTAATAAGAGGGTTTCGGTTTCAGGACCACTAAATCATGGGCGAGGCACGAAACCTGGGAGGGAACATATTGATCCTCTTATGGTTTCAAGTAGAGCCAACTTGTCTAAATTATCAGGTTTAGTAGCAGCTAGGACTTCATCGTCTGAAGATCAGCATGAGAGATCTGGTCCGTCACGGCCAGAAACAGCAAATAATGGAGGGAGATTCGCAAGATCAGTTAATGAAGTGGAGTCCACAAGAAAGCAGGATAGAAAGCATTACACACAAAGAATGCCATCTTCTCGCCCATTAGATGATGAAAGAACCTGTAGTAAAGAACAGAGTCTG catgGTCATGGTTCTAATGGCAACAAAATTTACGTCTCTGGGCCATTACTTGTTTCGTCAAACAAAGTTGATCAGATGCTTAAAGACCATGATCGGCGGATCCAAGAATATGCTCGGCGAACTCGACTTGAAAAAGCCAGGCCTGAGAAGCAAGTGGCAGCAAATCAAATATCTGCTTCTAAGCATGCAGCTGGGTAG
- the LOC107434069 gene encoding uncharacterized protein LOC107434069 — MADYLEEEQETSSQQEQQQPPAAYTFFLRIMSKRRTWVCIFVLVYAIILLSSWNFIKSVLSWYKLQSQPSSSSSSSYGWPALYASVLLGAVFGLLSMVAALAVMVPATLVTWIAIVVLLAFFGKPRRALVVEGRKITREIVGFVIKILLKEGNLVAAVCAVLGYFALVRKSGEVD, encoded by the coding sequence ATGGCGGATTACTTGGAAGAAGAGCAAGAAACATCATCacaacaagaacaacaacaaccacCAGCTGCTTACACGTTTTTTCTAAGAATTATGAGCAAAAGGAGAACATGGGTATGCATCTTTGTTCTGGTTTATGCAATTATTTTGCTTTCCTCATGGAATTTCATTAAATCCGTACTATCTTGGTACAAATTACAATCCCAAccctcttcttcatcatcatcttcatatgGTTGGCCTGCCCTATATGCCTCTGTGCTTCTTGGGGCAGTTTTTGGGCTGCTCTCAATGGTTGCAGCTCTTGCAGTTATGGTACCTGCGACTTTGGTCACATGGATTGCAATTGTGGTTTTGTTGGCTTTCTTTGGGAAACCCAGGAGGGCTTTGGTTGTGGAAGGGAGGAAAATTACTAGAGAAATTGTTGGGTTTGTGATCAAGATCTTGTTGAAGGAAGGGAATTTAGTTGCTGCTGTTTGTGCTGTTTTAGGGTATTTTGCACTTGTTAGGAAGAGTGGTGAGGTTGAttga